Proteins from a single region of Geothrix sp. PMB-07:
- a CDS encoding alpha/beta fold hydrolase: MPCRALLLCFATFFLQAALPSYQKVGSGPGVLLVHGFGGNKEVWAGVLGELARDHTVVAVDLPGSGGTPGPQVLEGRADMGTVARELAALVRKEGLAPCLVVGHSMGGPLAAGAVLADPSAFRGLLLVDSFLGAIPEAYMEPVAVALAKDPAPTLSTFFGRMTSGAAQTDRLVADGLKVPVATLQAYLRAMTKEALGGRQAQLHLPVLQLAAGPREVDPAKESATLAMYGFKGIPAFRLLHFPTAKHWIMWDAPESFLMALRAFEAGLGR, from the coding sequence ATGCCTTGCCGCGCGCTCCTGCTTTGTTTCGCCACCTTTTTCCTGCAAGCGGCCCTCCCCTCCTACCAGAAGGTGGGTTCGGGCCCTGGTGTGCTGCTGGTCCACGGCTTCGGCGGCAACAAGGAGGTGTGGGCGGGCGTCCTCGGGGAGCTTGCCCGGGATCACACGGTGGTGGCTGTGGATCTTCCCGGCAGCGGCGGCACGCCGGGCCCGCAGGTGCTGGAGGGGCGGGCGGACATGGGCACCGTCGCCCGGGAGCTGGCTGCGCTGGTGCGCAAGGAGGGCTTGGCGCCCTGCCTGGTGGTGGGCCATTCCATGGGCGGGCCCCTCGCGGCCGGTGCGGTGCTGGCCGACCCCAGCGCCTTCCGCGGTCTGCTGCTGGTGGACAGTTTTCTGGGCGCGATTCCCGAGGCCTACATGGAGCCCGTGGCAGTGGCCCTGGCCAAGGATCCCGCACCGACCCTGAGCACCTTCTTCGGCCGCATGACCTCGGGGGCTGCGCAGACGGATCGCCTGGTGGCGGATGGCCTGAAGGTGCCTGTGGCCACGCTTCAGGCCTATCTGCGAGCCATGACGAAGGAGGCCCTGGGTGGTCGCCAAGCCCAGCTGCATCTGCCCGTGCTGCAGCTGGCCGCGGGCCCGCGGGAGGTGGATCCGGCCAAGGAGTCCGCCACCCTCGCGATGTATGGATTCAAGGGGATCCCCGCCTTCCGACTGCTGCACTTCCCCACCGCCAAGCACTGGATCATGTGGGACGCACCCGAATCCTTCCTGATGGCCCTGCGCGCCTTCGAGGCGGGTTTGGGACGCTGA